A window of Cryptomeria japonica chromosome 3, Sugi_1.0, whole genome shotgun sequence contains these coding sequences:
- the LOC131044717 gene encoding G-type lectin S-receptor-like serine/threonine-protein kinase At2g19130 — protein MGKLGLSLLFVATMFIQLECNGSAVEAGDTLSLGASLTGNQTIISKNGTFELGFFTPNGSNWYIGIWYAQIPEKTYVWVANRETPARNRTGVLKLSREGKLVLFNAEGVSIWSVNTTNNASRAVILDSGNFLLLNNDNKSGTVWQSFDNPADTCLPGMVFGGQQKLVSWKSSSDPAPGLFSLQVDPSGAKQLVLTWNNSVQYWASGIWDGKIYSGVPEIADKRLANMTVVSNSSGLFQSYTLIPSFKALVRFVVTKFGQVQVYVFDGGKYWSMIWSVPRDGCAVHGTCGAYGICYSNNLQFCSCGEGFKPVDDRAWVSQDWVSSGCVRQTPLNCSTDGFIDIGVTLPNDFASSYPASSKKDCRKACLRNCSCTAFSFSQPSGPCQIWCGDLLNMRNSAPSKSNSNVFIRVGPSQLSPKRKTTIPVGVVLGIVGALTLALGISSILIWRRYQQRSMDTRADSSDSFLRLFSYKELKVATRNFRSILGSGGFGSVFKGCLSDGRDVAVKKMVASTQDEKQFRAEISSLGNIQHVNLVRLQGFCAEGSRRLLVYDYMPNGSLSSLLFTSDSKSTREVLDWKTRLEIALGTARGLLYLHEECRDYIIHCDVKPENILLDGDLLPKLADFGLAKLVGRDFSRVLTTTRGTRGYLAPEWISGLPVTTKVDVYSFGMTLFEIISGRRNLDLNVQDSRKFYFPTWAATQIYQGRIVNIVEEGVAEEADMEEVRRACAVALLCIQENEEVRPSMRQVVQMLEGKMEPQILHIPSSALRPAHRSDTSSYSDGNGTN, from the coding sequence ATGGGAAAATTAGGCTTAAGCCTGCTTTTTGTAGCTACGATGTTTATACAACTGGAGTGTAATGGTTCTGCAGTCGAGGCTGGAGATACTCTTTCGTTAGGCGCCTCGCTTACTGGAAATCAGACAATCATTTCAAAGAATGGCACATTTGAGTTGGGATTCTTCACCCCAAATGGAAGCAACTGGTATATTGGCATCTGGTATGCTCAAATCCCAGAGAAGACGTATGTTTGGGTGGCTAACAGGGAGACTCCCGCCAGAAACCGGACAGGCGTTTTGAAGCTGTCAAGGGAAGGTAAACTGGTACTGTTCAATGCAGAGGGCGTATCTATTTGGTCAGTCAACACAACAAACAACGCCTCCCGGGCTGTGATATTGGACTCTGGTAATTTCTTATTGCTGAACAATGACAATAAATCTGGTACTGTTTGGCAGAGTTTCGACAATCCTGCAGATACCTGCTTGCCAGGGATGGTGTTCGGTGGACAGCAAAAGCTAGTCTCTTGGAAAAGCTCGTCGGATCCTGCTCCTGGGCTTTTTTCCTTACAGGTGGATCCGTCTGGGGCCAAACAACTGGTGCTGACATGGAATAATTCTGTACAGTATTGGGCGAGCGGGATTTGGGACGGCAAAATTTACAGTGGAGTTCCAGAAATTGCAGACAAACGTCTCGCCAATATGACTGTTGTAAGTAATAGCTCAGGTTTGTTTCAAAGTTATACGTTGATTCCTTCCTTCAAGGCACTCGTACGTTTCGTCGTCACTAAGTTCGGGCAAGTGCAAGTGTATGTATTCGATGGCGGTAAGTACTGGAGCATGATCTGGTCTGTACCTAGAGATGGATGTGCCGTACATGGTACCTGTGGTGCGTACGGAATCTGTTACTCCAATAATCTTCAGTTCTGCAGCTGCGGGGAAGGTTTCAAACCAGTAGATGATCGCGCCTGGGTTTCGCAAGATTGGGTGTCCAGTGGCTGTGTTCGGCAAACCCCGTTAAATTGTAGCACTGACGGATTCATCGACATTGGTGTCACTTTGCCGAATGATTTCGCTTCCTCATACCCTGCATCCTCAAAGAAAGATTGCCGGAAAGCCTGCCTCCGCAACTGCTCGTGCACCGCGTTTAGTTTCAGTCAGCCTTCAGGGCCATGCCAAATCTGGTGCGGAGATTTGCTAAACATGCGCAACTCTGCTCCATCAAAAAGCAATTCAAATGTCTTCATTCGGGTAGGTCCCAGTCAACTTTCTCCGAAACGCAAAACCACAATTCCTGTGGGCGTAGTGCTTGGTATTGTAGGTGCACTCACCCTTGCTCTGGGTATCTCTTCAATTTTAATTTGGCGTAGGTATCAGCAACGATCAATGGACACGCGTGCAGATTCCTCAGACTCTTTTCTCAGACTGTTTAGTTACAAGGAATTGAAAGTTGCAACAAGGAATTTCAGGTCTATTTTGGGGAGCGGAGGATTCGGGTCAGTGTTCAAAGGCTGTCTATCAGATGGTAGAGATGTAGCCGTTAAAAAAATGGTGGCGTCAACACAAGATGAGAAGCAATTTCGAGCAGAAATAAGTTCTCTAGGGAACATACAGCATGTGAATTTGGTCAGGCTTCAGGGGTTTTGTGCAGAAGGATCGAGACGGCTATTGGTTTATGATTACATGCCCAACGGTTCTCTAAGTTCCTTACTGTTCACCAGTGATTCCAAAAGTACACGGGAGGTACTTGACTGGAAGACCCGACTTGAAATCGCACTAGGCACTGCAAGAGGGTTACTTTACCTCCACGAAGAATGCCGAGATTACATCATTCACTGCGATGTTAAGCCTGAAAACATTCTGCTGGATGGTGATTTGTTACCGAAATTAGCTGATTTTGGGTTGGCAAAGCTTGTGGGTAGAGATTTTAGCCGTGTCCTGACCACTACAAGGGGAACGAGAGGATACTTGGCTCCAGAGTGGATCTCCGGTCTTCCCGTCACTACCAAGGTTGACGTCTATAGTTTTGGTATGACGCTCTTCGAAATCATTTCGGGGCGAAGAAATCTGGACTTAAACGTGCAAGATTCAAGAAAGTTTTACTTTCCCACATGGGCTGCAACTCAAATTTACCAGGGGAGAATAGTTAATATTGTGGAGGAGGGTGTTGCAGAGGAGGCAGACATGGAAGAGGTAAGAAGAGCATGTGCTGTAGCGTTGTTATGCATTCAAGAGAACGAGGAAGTGAGGCCAAGCATGAGGCAAGTGGTGCAGATGTTGGAAGGGAAGATGGAACCTCAAATTCTACATATTCCGAGCTCTGCGCTTAGGCCAGCACACCGAAGTGACACAAGCAGCTACAGTGATGGCAATGGTACTAATTAG